The nucleotide sequence tatgtccacgcttcctacagatgacggtagaagatcgcttagcctatatccaaaggaagcagttgtgctccaattgctttgcaagtagccatcaattccgggattgcacaagcgctcacaactgtctcacttgccaagatcggcatcacacattgctgcatcgaaacagcggtcctactactccgacgattccatccgaccctccaaggccagtatccgcctcagttccacacatcatttcgtcctattcaacgcaagtttccgtacaaaaagtccctcctaagaatactccatccgaatattgggttccataccccaccttggatggcagacgtactcgaggtattaaatcctaccaatgccgagtctgccaaaagatccatcctctacggaagtgccaccactttctacggctaagcccccagaatcggcttcaggaagtacatatccagaagtactgctccaattgcttggctcacaatcattccaaggactcctgccgcagtggtcatcactgccacaagtgtggaaaggcccaccacactctcctacatacggacgaccgatctatacttccagcatattcctgagcctactatcctgaggttcttgctacgggtgtcctcgcaaggggggggggagaatgttcacgccaaaagggcgtttaatttcaggaggcagtgtcgagcggcagttttatccagatttctatatctcgcgcgctcgcactgccgtccgctctccctctccatctctcccctaagtctccgctctgctctggagcgcttaagttaagttaggcttaagcagttcatgtttcaaagtgtactaataaacacctacgcacgtcgcgtaaaaaacccaaaagtacccgcgtatttttatgcgtaccactcgatcttggggcttcaattatttcaacgatcaagccgcaccgccccaacatgcACTATTTCCATAGGCCTTTCTGGTGTTTCCGTCAGACTGTACTTTATCTTATTTGGTTTCCTATCGTACTTCTGAATCTGGCAACTGTCacaattatttattgtttgtgTAATTGCCTGTTTCATGTGTAAGAAAAACACCCTCCTTTTGAGGTGAGCTAACGTTTCGTCTATCCCTCTATGGTTGCTCTTCTCGTGATATTCCTTAATAACCTGTTCTTGCTCGTTTTTCTCCGTTACATCCGGCAATAAGACTGTACATCTTATTGCCCTATACAACTTACTGTAAGCAAAGTATTTGCAATAAACGTTTTGGATCACAATCACCAGATTTTCTGGGATCAATAGCGCAACCGTTCTTTTAGGTTTTAGGATTTCTTTTAACCTACGACCAATTGTTTCCTCATCAAAACAGTTTTCCGTCCAAGTTATTCTTAATTTATTCCTGAATGGGGTTCGTTTATCTATTCTCCATACTCTACCTTCCTGTATGACCACCTGAATGTTATACTCGTTTAGTGGTTTCTCCGATATTGGAAATCCCAACTGGAGATCTTCCCCCGCAGAGTGGATTGTCTCTCCATTGGTCGCCATCTCTGAGGCATCTTCCAACACATTGAGCTCCGGTTGAATTCTGCTCAGTGCGTCAGCCACCACATTCAGCGAACCCTTCTTGTATACAATCTCGTAGTCGTACTCCATCTCACCAGCTTGGAATCGGGTTCCTTGACGCTCATTAGCCATGTTAATGGTCTATGGTCCGTGACTATCTTGAACTTTGTGCCAAATACATAATGCCTAAAATGCTTAGTCGCCCAAATATTGGCGAGCATTTCTTTTTCTATTGTGGCAAAATTCACTTCTGATTCTGACAGGGTTCTACTagcgtatgctattggtctgTCCGTTCCCAAATTTCCTTGGGATAGAACGGCGCCAATAGCATAATTGTCTGTTTTGTCAATGGCTTTGTTATAGCCGCGAAATCCCTTATGAACTTCCTATAGTATCCTAACAGACCTAGGAACGACTTTATCTGCTTCCTAGTCTTGGGAATCTCGAATCTTTTTATCGCTTCGATCTTTCCTGGGTTCGGTCTGATTCCTTGCTGGGTGACTACGTGTCCTAAGTATTCCACTTCTTTCCTTAAAAATTCTGTCTTGTCTAATTGCAACTTGAAGTTTGCCTCCGCAAGCTTCTTGAAAACTTTTTCCAAATCCGTTACGTGTTCTTGCAAGGATGTCGAGTACACCataatgtcatccatatatatAAGACAACACTTTCCAAGCAACTCTCCGAAAACATTGTTCATTAACCTTTGAAATGTTGCTGGGGCGTTATTTAGCCCGAACGGCATTCGGACATACTCGAAGTGACCCCCTTCTGCCGAGAAGGCAGTTTTCGGGATGTCTTCTTCCTTCACCTCGATCTGGTGGTATCCACTCGCCAGATCTAAAGTTGAGAAATATTTAGCCCTACCCAAGCTATCTAATACGTCATTGATTAATGGCATAGGGTATCTGTCTTTAATTACCTTCTCATTGAGTTTTCTATAGTCCACCATCATTCTCCATTTCCTCTCTCCAGAGGCATCCTTTTTCTTGGGCACTAGCCACACCGGCGCACTCCAAGGAGAATGGCTATGTCTAATGATTTTCTGCTCTAACAGCTTTTCTAGTTGTCTTCTCACCTCCTGTCTTTCTTGGAATGCATACCTGTACGGTTTTGCGTACACCGGTATGTCGTCATTCGTTCTAATTTGGTGCTTGACCGCATTAGTGAATGACAAATGGTCTCCTTCTTTGTGGAATACTTTCGGATATTTCTTACAAATTCGTTGGAGCTCTTTAAGCTCCTCTCTATTTAAGTGTTCCGTTCTGATCTTATCGAATGGTATCCTCCTATTTTCATTGTCTGTCACCTCTATATTGTTGAGCTCGAAATGTTGGTCAGTTTCGAATTCAGCACCTTCCAACGGCTCctccaaaaataattcctgGTCTTCCTCTGCATAGTTTGTTATTTAAACCAGGCTCCTTCCAGCCACTGCCCTATAAATTCCTTCTGAAATTATCAAATCCTCCTTTACTATTGTTTTGTTTAACAAATAATCCCCATCGGGTACCTGTACCGGAAGAGGAATAACTGACTTTGTCCCTGCTTTTATTGAGTGGACCTCGCTGGGCCTATACTTAGCGAAATGTATCTGCAATTCTGTGTCTACCGTACGGAACCGACCTTTCTTAATATCGATCACGGCTTTCATTTGTTGCAGCGAATCTATACCAATtaaaccttcaaaaaattgGTGGAATTTGAAAAGTAATAACCTCATTTTTCCTACTCCTCGAATTCTCTGAACATTGGTACATGTGCTTCTTGCAGAATAGTGTGGGACTGTGTAATTGTTTTAATGGCTATGGGGTCTTTCAGCTCCTTCACGTACTGCGATTAAGCTAATTCGGGACGAATGAAGGAGTAAGTAGATCCTGTATCAATTAGTAACTTTATTGTTTTTTGTGGAGTGATTTTGATCTTTACATATGGTAGGGTGGAGTGACCCCTTCTAGTTCCTAAATATCGTGTTGGTTGTTCGAGGCTGATTGCGAAAAATTTGCATCATCCTCTTGAATATTATGTAACTGACCGCTTGTCGACGGTCGATTCCCGCCCCTCTCTGAGTTGCTGCTCTGAGTCGAATTATATGACCGTCTTGAATCGGTCGTGTTATTCGACTGCCTTGAATTGTTCGAATTATATGACTGCCCGGAAAAGTTCGAATTCCTAGTCATTCTAGTCTGGACACTGCCTTCTGCGTCGCCAGCCGCTTGGATGGCTAGCTGGCCCTCTCTAGGCTTGttgttgttataattattgttTCCATACCACTGTCTGCCTCGACTATTCTGTCAATAATTCCACTTATTATTCTTGTTTTGATAATTTCGGTATGGTCTTTGATAGTTGGAAGTTTCTCCTTGATTACTACTGTCTGTCCTGAATGGGTTCCCCATCATTGGATATGGAAATCCAAATCCTGGCCATCCATTCATATTTGGTACCGGAAACGGCATTGGGAACTGCGGTTGGGCATTAGCTGCCCACCGGGATTGAGACCACATGCCAGTTTGCGACTCCGGCCCTGGATTGTCTTGTTTGTCCAGCTCCTGTTTCGGAGTTACTTTACCCTCTTTGGTCTGGGTTTTGGTCAGTCCCTGGCCTTTTGCCTCTTCCTGTGCTTCTTGTAAGGTACCCAAGTTTTTCTCTCTACAAGCAATTTCGTATGCCTTGGCTATATTGGGCACTGATAGTTACCCCTACTGGGCTCTTCAAGGCTGAAACGAAAGCGTTTAACGCCATTTCTTCGTATTATTTAATCTTCTCGCTCCTCAACAAGATGCCCTGCTCATTGGATTTAATTAGGCTCACTAGGGCCTTCTTCAGGGTCATCACTTTCGTGTATAGGGTTTCCAACTCTAATTTCTTTTCCTTAATATGAGTCAACTCCATAATCAAATCCTGCTCGGATCTCTTATCTTTGAAATGAgtaattaatattttctttatttgatCCCAATTTAATTCCGACTCATCCAAGTCAAGGACTTTATCTGCTTATCCTATGATCTTACTCCTTACCGCTCTAAGAGCGATTATTCCTATATTCGATCTTTCCTCCCCTTTTATGAGGCTCAGTACCTGTTCCACTGCTCCTATAAAACCGTCTAACTTTCCTGCCTCTCCTTCATACTTCGGAATGATTTCTACCAGGTCTATTACCTTAATAGCTTCTAACACGCTTGTTGTTGCCATTGCTGTAGGCCTTCCTTCTTCTGTCATTGGTTTATGGATTCGATTGCTTGTGCTTTTGCGTCTACTTTTAACTTGTTTTTGCTTCTCGCTTATGTCTGTGTTTGTTTCTTAATTACTAGTGTTCTTAAAtttgtatgtgtgtgtaaTTGTGTACTTATTTTATCGTTTTAGTTATATAGGTTATCTTCTGTTTGTTGGTAGTGTGTCGTGGTTCAACGAGCTTCCGTGTGGTGTAATGGAGTTCtggaattaatttaaaatgagTACTTTTCTCTTAATcgatttttaaaacaaataaatatcaaCAATGGGTCtcaaaattttattatttatttcttattattgttattgctTCCCTGTCTTCCTATCATTCAAACTCATCGAAATAACTACGATTgctgtatatttatttttttatttatttaattatttttttatttatgtcttTTTTTTCCCCTCTTTTATTGTTACCTGACATGCTGAAGCTAGCCGATCGGCTGTGCGATACAACCTCACGACCAAATGCGGACAGACATTGCCCTTAGGGTATTTGTTTTGGCCATCCCCATGCTACGCGACTACCCCGTTCTCTACAGTGTATCGCCTAATACATGTGGATAGTCCCTTATATTGTTCTTGTTTACTAGTACATCACCTCATCCCCATGCTAAGCGGCCGCCTTGTGCATTACAGTGCACTGCCCAATACATGTTATTGGGTCTAtataaacttttattttagttgTTCCATCGAACTGGTACCTCCCTTGCTAAGCGACCGCTCTGCTTCCGCAGTTTGTCGCCTAATACAAATGAAAGCCCAATCCGATAGTACTTATTATAAATCGACATTTCTTCATATTACTTTGCCCCCTTCTCATGCTAAGCGGCCGCCCTGTGTAACACAGTGCGCCGCCTAATACATGTTAAAGgagaaaatttatttatttattattgttttctaATTATAAGCTTGCTCCCGAACTCTAGTCTGCTACTCTACATCCCACTGTGCCTGCACCGATCGAACCGCTCGATCCTCTTCTGTCTTGGCTTGAATTTGCCGCCAGCCGTTGCCAACTCGACACGCGCTGTCTGCAACCTCCCGGCATAGAGTAATGAACTATATAGAGgcgccaattgctctgccgCTCTCTTTAGATAATGAGGCTATGATGCCACCTAGGCGAAAAATGCTTATTTCCCCTCTTTTTGACAAGTTCGACCGAACTTGTAATTCCTTCCCACCTCATTCTGCACCGCTCTTgctcactgttttgtttttgtttttaatcgaaatccctattgctgttgcttcgcacctaagttagcttcaaacttggccttgaattggctcttAGCAGAGGTTGGGCAGAGGTTCGGGCAGAGCAATTGAAACCTCTATATAGATTCTTACTCTATGCTCCCGACTGTCATCACTCAAGAACGAATACCACCAATGTCGTAGCACGAGCTGTCTGCAACACGTTCCATCCGCCCTTCGTTGGCGATCGAACGTTCGACCGAGCTGTTCGGTTCGCATCGAACCATCGACAACCACGACCGCCTGCCGACACTTGTCGACGGCCGACCGTTCGATCGAACCGGTCGACGCAAACTCGAACCGTCTGTGCTACACTCGAACCTTCCATTTAATTCGCGAAGACGAAGCTCTTGGTTATTAAACATTTTCACCTGTATTTTggtttcttatttatttatttttatttttttttttctctctgCTGTTGTGCAGCTTCGGTCCTTTGCACTTGTCCTACACTCCCCTTTACATTTTTGTCTGCGTTTGGAATTACTGCctttatttccatttttcataacttgttgcttgcatatttttattatttctttcatttatttatttccgtATGCTCATTGtgtttagttttatttttattactaTATTTTTTCCTTCATTTCAGCTTTATATATCAAGTGTTTGTTTCTAGCTGCTTGCCAAACGTAGGGGCTTAGGTGGGGGACCGCCGATAGAATGTGCTGAGGCGGTAACTCGCGCGCAAAAAATTTTTGTAATCTAAGCAATTTTTTAATCAACACAAATGCCTAACATGCCCAAGTATATTTCTTCTTGGTAAGATAAATCCTGTTAgtgtatttattataatttaaccTGCTAACgaatttcttttctttttatttatttttcgtcTAGCCTTAAAAGGTGTGTATGTTTCTAACCTATTAAATAGATATACTCACAATTTGAACTTactttttgttaattttggcatcaatggaaaggtaatttaaattttgtttgaATTATATAATACTTTGCCCAACccattacctttccattgatgccaaaattaacaaaaagtaagttcaaattgtgggtatatttaacttttgtttcgTCCTAATACTTATGCCGACTAGTGTACACTGAAAAAACAATTGAaacaattgaaattgaaaattcaaatatatCGCTGTTTAATGTAACACAATTATAAATGCAGTATTCAGTAAATTATATACTTTCTTAAACATGATCACTATGCGAGTGAATCTACCCATCTCCGTTTGTCTGTTTGAACGCTGTGATTTCGGACACTATAAAAACTAGAACATTGAGTACTCCTATTAAGGTTCCTTAGCTTTCGATTTAtcgaaaaattgttttccAAATTAGCTACtcacactctaacgcccacaaaaatGTGTAAAGTGAAATTATAATATCACAAAAGTGGATATTTGAACTTTTGTTTGCTGTAGAAGAGATCGTCACTATATTTTAACCTCGTTAAGAGATGTTTTTGCTTGATATGTTTTGTAGCGGCAATAACAACGATCTGCAAGAGtgtacaaacttcggcttccCGAAATTAGCTGCCCTTCATATTTAACATAGTTTTCTAACATATttcttcccttttttttttgagaaaatGAGTTTCCGATTGcacgaaatggaaaatgtgcCAACGCCGGTGGAGGAGAGTAGGTCTGGTGGCCTGGATGGGCGGATCCAACGCCTGGAGGAAGTAGTCCACGCGATGAGCTCTGAGGTCAGCAAAATGAGTACGGATATGGCGGAGTTGAAGGCCGTGAACTCGGCCATTCTCGACTCGAAAATGGCACAAGTAGAGCCAATCCTAAAGGCCGACTTCCCCATCCGGTCGATAGACCATTTAAAGGAGGTGGACGAAAAGATTTacgggaaaatggaaaaacacGTAAGTTTCCAAAATCGAAGCGTTCACGGACAGACTTTAACAGCAATAACAACTTACATTAAGATTCGGAAACAatacaaaattatatatttcttaaatcCAAAGTATACAACGCAATGTAGGAGAAGATAATTTTATGGGGCTGGAATCTTCTCCTACATTGCGTTGTATACTTTGGATTgaagaaatatataattttgtattatttccGAATCTTAATGTAAGTTGTTATTCATATTTTCTagtaatttttatacttttattTCAGGTACCGCTCTTTAAATCCATTTTGGggaataatttaataaaaaacttgG is from Drosophila suzukii chromosome 3, CBGP_Dsuzu_IsoJpt1.0, whole genome shotgun sequence and encodes:
- the LOC139352870 gene encoding uncharacterized protein; translated protein: MSFRLHEMENVPTPVEESRSGGLDGRIQRLEEVVHAMSSEVSKMSTDMAELKAVNSAILDSKMAQVEPILKADFPIRSIDHLKEVDEKIYGKMEKHVPLFKSILGNNLIKNLDQIISPEVIMQLNYSGSRHKYGLANFHNLNSVLQESLKREGYSLLEKKNKIYKGRSALKKARQEPNRTILTLNKNK